A genomic window from bacterium includes:
- a CDS encoding DUF58 domain-containing protein, which translates to MQLRARLVVEGFMVGLHKSPYHGFSVEFAEHRPYMPGDSLRNLDWKVYAKTDRFYVKQYEEETNLKAYLLLDVSNSMNFGTTGLTKFQYSTYLAAALSFLMIQQRDAVGLCTYDTGIRSYLPPRSVRTYLNVLLSEMERTQPSSRTDIGRNLHAVADRITRRGLVIVLSDLLDDPTAILSGLKHFRHEGHEMLVFHVLDPRELDFAYSGDVRFRDLETEEEMPTHPWHLRKEYRQLVAGFVGELTRGCREHRIDYHLLNTQTSFDEALVRFLTKRRRLR; encoded by the coding sequence ATGCAGCTCCGCGCGCGGCTGGTGGTGGAAGGTTTCATGGTCGGGCTTCACAAATCGCCCTACCACGGATTCTCCGTCGAGTTCGCCGAGCATCGTCCCTATATGCCGGGCGATTCGCTCCGCAACCTCGACTGGAAGGTCTATGCCAAGACCGACCGCTTCTACGTCAAGCAGTATGAGGAGGAGACCAACCTCAAGGCCTATCTTCTGCTCGACGTCTCCAACTCGATGAATTTCGGCACGACCGGTCTGACCAAGTTTCAGTACTCCACCTACCTTGCCGCGGCCCTGTCGTTCCTCATGATTCAGCAGCGCGACGCCGTCGGTTTATGCACCTACGATACCGGCATCCGCTCCTATCTGCCGCCCCGCAGCGTCCGAACCTATCTGAACGTGCTCCTCTCCGAAATGGAGCGCACTCAGCCGTCCAGCCGAACCGACATCGGCCGAAATCTCCATGCGGTGGCTGATCGCATCACCCGCCGCGGGCTCGTCATCGTGCTGTCGGATCTGTTGGACGATCCTACCGCGATTCTGTCTGGTCTCAAGCACTTCCGGCACGAAGGCCATGAGATGCTGGTCTTTCACGTCCTCGATCCCCGAGAACTGGATTTTGCCTACAGCGGCGACGTTCGGTTCCGCGATCTGGAGACCGAAGAAGAAATGCCAACCCACCCGTGGCATCTCCGCAAGGAGTATCGGCAACTGGTGGCCGGCTTCGTCGGGGAGCTGACACGCGGCTGCCGTGAACATCGTATTGACTACCATCTGCTCAATACACAGACCTCGTTTGACGAAGCTCTCGTGCGTTTCCTGACCAAGCGACGACGTCTTCGCTGA
- a CDS encoding helix-turn-helix domain-containing protein has product MTSSLTRTYVRRAQLERNEFDNERIRRLRQELNMTQESFAHEIGVTFATVNRWENGRTTPNKVAQKVLLLLEKKLRKMKNT; this is encoded by the coding sequence ATGACCTCATCCCTCACTCGGACCTACGTACGCCGTGCACAGCTCGAACGAAATGAGTTCGACAACGAACGGATCCGCCGTCTCCGCCAGGAACTCAACATGACCCAGGAGAGCTTCGCCCACGAAATCGGCGTTACCTTTGCAACGGTGAATCGCTGGGAGAACGGACGCACCACGCCGAACAAGGTTGCCCAGAAGGTTCTGCTGCTGCTCGAGAAGAAGCTGCGGAAGATGAAAAACACCTGA